The Tenebrio molitor chromosome 7, icTenMoli1.1, whole genome shotgun sequence region GGAGTTGATTTATATATGAACAATGCTTTCACATCGTGTTATTGTGGAAAAATGCTGACCCCTAGATATCACTTTAGCGCCTTTAACCCTAAACTGTTTTAATCAATATATTATTCTGTGCTTaatgaaataacaaatgttAATGTATTAATATTGTTAGATACCAGGACAGACAATTCATTTAAAACTGACGGGAAGAAGTTTTTTATCTCGTTCGACTAACTACATTCATGCCATGCATCACGATTATCATGTGCGCGTCCTTTTGTCAAGTTCCTCTgtacttaaataatttaacgCAACAGCttcgattaaaaaattatctgtTACTCGTTACAAAGTAGTCGCGAACGCATTCGGACATAATTAGCagcttttatcaaaaattatcattaTTGTTTGCGTTTGTATTATTTACTGTTTCCatgtctatttttttttttttgtacattaCTCGGCGATACATTTTTGTCCATTCAAAAACACCAAGATGCATGCCGGTACTCCGACGCATTTTCGATCGATCGGTACGATAACTTTCTTTTGACCTGTCAGCAGCTAATAATAAATGACTCGTATTGTAGTCACCATCGAAAATTCGCACCTCCAATCGGTGCTAAATGTTTAGTTTAGAGACGTCCGTGACTGTAGACCGTTGCACAAagtgaatgattttttttttcttgtgatTTGACTTCATGCAACGAACGCGAGTACTCGCTTTCGTTTATGCAAATTATTCTATTTAAGTCGTCTTCGGTTTCATTTTCCGTCGCGAACCTATTTCGGTTTCCCGTTCCGATCCtttcaatttctttgatttattCGGCCCAATCACGCTTGTCGGATGGACGAGAGGGCTGCATGAAAGGTGGGTGGGTTTTGGCGGGGGAAGTTATGCAACAGTTTTCTGTTATTAATAATTCGGTTTgtttatcaataatttttttcacgacTTTCTACGGCTAGTCTGGGTAGCGGTCTCGCATTCGGTCTTCGTCGCGTTCAGGATTtcgggttttttaaattttgagaaaatcgTCGTTGCAGCTCTTCGGAAATTGAGCGGGATCAAATAAAACTAGGCCATTCGACGGGTTCATTCTTTCCGTTTTTGAGAAGGGGGGATGTTTGGATGTCTTCAGGTGGGGTCTCGCGCACCTATTTACATCCCTTCTTCGGAAGCTTTGTATTTTGACGATCGCACAACGTCGCGAACTTGCAAACGTGACGCGTCTCCGCCGCCTCCGCGACCACCGCTTCCTGCTGATATCGCTTCAGAACCGGAAATGCCAAGAGTAAGTGAAGGAGTTGATCGAGAGCACCTTTTTTAGTGGACACCcttgtagaaaatttaatatttatcgaATCTCCTGCTTGTcgcattttcgattttttttttaatttcttgtgCTGTGatagtgtttattttttttaacagttaaacatttttaccgcTTTGACTCTAGATTCTTGAAcaatttcgtaatttttttccgttgATTGTACTAGAAGTAATTGAATAAAACTTCCGAAttaaatggattttttttatttctcgttttgatcCTGGTGATAATACAAAATGCAAAAGTAATGCTCACTAAATTGTGACAATACCGTTTTTATTCCATCGATCGTGTTCAAGTAACTACCcacattatttttgtaataatcccaaggttaaaaaaatcattagatAAAGTATAACGTGTTAGGTTGACTGGATGTGAAACACTCCAAAAATCAcgaatgtatatttttttcctggTTATCTTGTGCAAATCCTTTTGAGTTGCTCCATCCGGATTTATCTGTTTATTACTTCTCCGTTACAAATTATTGGTTTTTATCGCACGAAGTTTGAGCGTGATTATTCCTATTTCGAGATTAATGTTACGTAAAATTGTTCATAATTGGCTCAACCAAATCTTTGAACAGTTTACAGTCTTTCAGGAAGTATCGTTTTCTTGAGTGAACAATTTTTGTACACGCCTACTCCTCATGATTCTCTGACTTAGACGCACTTCTATGCACGTAGACAGTGCACtatcaaaaatttccaatttgcTCCCAGGCTCGTAtcacaatattttaattacttattACTCGGGTGAATAACGACGACCAAATATTAGTCAGTTTGGGTCAGTTCTTGTTTTGCTCAGTTTTCAACCATGCATGACACAAAATTCCATGGAAAAAACCCTCTCATTTATTTCTAAAAACCGCTTTCAATCGATCCAACCTCGCCAACCTCATTTGTGCGGAAGGATCCCGAAGGATAAGGTTAGAGTTATCTTCGGTCACTCAAGTCGGAGTCAAAAATCGCACTGATGTGCTATTTTTTCATATCAAAGCAATAAAACCGTTTCTAGTTGCATGTTTACGACAATTAAATGGTAAATAGTGAGTCGAACTTTGTGAACGGAAATCCTTGGAAGACCCCAGTTCTATAAATGAGATGTCCAGACGGCCAAAGTTCATGTTTTAAAACTACAACTGGCACGGGTTTAGAGTCACGTCGCATGAAAAAATTCTTATCTCTTCTTGTGAACGTTTGCATCGTGGCACTGATGCAGTCAATGATCGGCGGACGGAAACGTTGGGATTTCAGTTCGGGAAATCGACGGAAATTCGGGTCTGGGACGCGTCCCAGTTAGTTCGATCGGAATGATCAAACGGAgattgtaaaatgaaaaaacaaaaattggacgCCACTGACCACATTCGAACCACTCCGCgcgaaataaaatcaatagttttatttttcgcgGTGTCAGATTTTTGTCTTCActcacaaaaataacaacaatgaCGCTGTTCGCTATTTCTAGCTCCGCTCGTGTTAACATTTTTCAGTTGAATCAAGATATTGGGTTGTTgcattgtaaataaattcgtTTGCGCTGCATCGGTGCACGTTATTTGATGAATTCATTTGCACTCGTATTGCCGATTTGTTTGATCACGTCGACGTCTGTTTTGATTATTAATTCGTAGGTAGATAACGACTGAATAATATTTAGGTTTgttgttgtgtttttaattttgtttgattggCATTATCTTACGAAAATTATTTCTGTAAACATATTTATTAagcgattaaaaaaatattatatcgACAATTTGGAACCGAAATCACGTGACCGTTTTGCGATCTTCCAAATATATGATCGAACCGCGATGGATAAGACAAAAGATAATGTTAATTAATCGATTTGGCCCGTCCCAAGTCCAAACGAGCACCCTGTGACACCAATAAAAATTCTTGAGGAAATACTACCAATTAGTAGTACAGGGCATATCAAATTGTCAATCtgtttatttcgaattttaattagcGCTGGAGGAAAAAGTCCACATTATACAATGCGGATCTAAAATTTTCGCtcttcgtgtttttttttaacctaGCGCAATTAAAGTTACGTAACGAGTTTTCCCCCAGTTCCTCTGAAATAAGTTCGAGTAAAACGCATAAAATTCCTGAAACGTCCTCTTCCTGAAAGTCcgcgcgacgacttccgacaacaCGCAAATGACTCCGCCAGGTACTGAAAACCCTCGCGCTGAATTTCTGTCGGTGTCCCTCGTATTTTCTTAATTCCGCACGCATCCCGTACCCCTCGATGGGTTAACGACCTTGATTGCTCGACCAGGATGCAGATTTTTCGAAACTGCGCGACCCACAAAAACAACACAAGAATTTGCACTCTTGACTCACGCTATCGTCAAAATTTCAGCATCGAGGACATTTTTAACTGTTTACATTTACGATCGCGATTTAATTGCAAATTAACTAATTATCATAGCTGAAGCGATTGTTATCGTTGTTGTCGTTCAAAGATCACTGTGTGTTTTTTTCGAGCACGTCGTGACTAATGACGAGGAGAAAATCGATCGATGAAATTGTCTTTTCGTTGCAGCCACCCGTGAAGAAAATCGAACCGCCCAAGATGGACCGGAGAAGAACACCGATCTACAGACCCAAGTCGAGAACAGACGTGAGTGTCGAGGCGCTGCCTCAAGCGTGTTTTCGTTGTTATCTGCCACAACAAATGGCCTATTGTTGTCGAGGCTCAGTAAAAATACAcgcattattattatcactTAGTAGTAATTGGATAATGATTTCTGGGAAAGCGTTTCAAAGTCCAGGACGACTTAATAAATGGCCTAGGTCGACCTAGACGCTCGAAACGCCACCAACAACATTTTGTACGATTCGTTGCCCAAAGTCCAAATtgagaaaatgtcaaaaatgccAATCGAGGTTCGTTTCTGTACTGGTTTTTTTCCAGTCGAGTGTGAGCGGAAGCAGGGCAGATGGTGGTCGGTTGAGAGGAGACGGCGGCGGTGGCAGCAGCGACGAGGACTCCGCCTCCAGACAAAACGTAGACCTCCGGCAGCGTCTCCACGAGGAGGCGTCGATTTACAGGCGGCGTCTCGATACCTATCGACAAGCCCAGCAGGACCAGGCGGCGCTGGTCAGTCGCCTCCAAGCGAAGGTGGTTCCCCGCACAAACAAAACCTTTCCAAAAAGCTCTACCGTTTCCTGTTTCGTCAGGTGTTACAATACAAGCAGAGATGTGCAGACCTCGAGGCCCAAATGCTGGACTACCCCAAACCGTTCGACCAACCGTCGTCTCTCAAACCATCGAGTCTCCATCTCCCGACGTCTCCTCAAGGCACAGCTTTGGAACAAGCCCAACAACACCTGCGAGAACTCCGCGAAGAAAGAATCACAGATCTGGACACGGCTCTCCGACGATTAGACGAAGAAAAACGACGGTAAGTGACGAAACCGAAGGTACGACAAGACTGACGGTTTTATTGTGCAGGAACGAAAAACTAATGCAGCTGAACGTGACCCTGAGGGAACAGCTGGAAGAGTCGCACAACACCAACGAAAGTCTCACCGGAGATTTGCAAAAGCTGACGAACGATTGGGAGGCGTTGAGAGAAGAAATGATCATCAAGGAAGACGAATGGAAAGACGAAGAACAAGCGTTTAACGATTATTACAGTACCGAGCATAACAGATTGTTGAATTTGTGGAGGGACGTGGTGTCGGTGAAGCGCTTGTTTATGGACATTCAATCGACCACCGAGAGAGACCTCAACAGTTTGAAGAGCGAGGTCAACAGTTTGGGAAAAGAAATGATGACGGCGTGCTGCAGGATGGACACCAATATTTTCACGGACACGGTTTTGGGCGTGAGAAAGAGCGATCGAGCGAAAAATCTCGTGATTGATTTATGTTTTTTGCAGGGGAAGGAAAGATATTTGCATCAGCAGGAATTGAGCGACTTGAAACACGAACTCGACACCATGAAAATCCAACATGACACTTGCCAGACGGAGATCAAGATGAAGGAAGAGCGGATACAGCAGTTGGTCAAGGACGCACAGACCTTGGTAAGTTCAAGTTTGAGGCGAGTTTCGTATTGATGTTGTGAATTTAGGAGGAGCGTTGCGCCGAATCCGAGCACAATTTGTCGCAAATGATGAAGATGCAGGAGGAGATCGACATCCTTCAGGGGGCCCTTCGAGACATCGCCCACGCTTTGATCCAAGACGCTGAAACGAAAGATCCGGAATTGATACCGACCACACACGTACACCTCAGTGCTTCCACACCTGTGCCCCAGAAGTGAGTGAGAGAAACGATAgggattaataaaaattaaatttccacgTTTAGATCGCCAAAACGAGGCTTGTTGCGTAGTATGGCCTCTCCTGCGGCTTTCGCCGAAAGCACGATATCAGCAGTACAGGCGGCTCTCCACAAGTACCAGTCGATGATACATGAACTACAGGTGAGACGGTGTCTGGGGAGTGAACTGGGTGGTCACCAGAGGGCGTGTTTTCAGGTGAAGCTCCAATCGAATAGGGAGCAACTTTTGCTAGTTCGCAAACAGTTCGACAATTCGGAAGAGAACGTGGGCGGCTTAGAAAACCGGGTTAAAGAACTGGTGGCACAGCTCGACGCTTGTCGCACACAATGTTCGCAACTCGCCCAGGACAAGGAGTACCTTCAGAAGTCTTTGGACACGCTGAAGACCGAAAAGAACGCTCTGGACCGTCACCGGATCGAAATAAACGCACTGGTGGAAACGCTGAACGCCGATTACGACAAGCTGCAGAAGAACAACAACAAGTTGCAGAAAGAAGTGGACGGTCTTCAAGACGAGAGAATATTTCTGCAGACCGAGATCGAGCGGTTGAATCAAGAAGCCAGCATCAGGGAGATCAATCTGAGGGGTGAGGAAGAGAGGTGCAGCAGAATCAGAGAGGAGTTGCTCACGACGAGAGAAGAATTGCACAAGATGTATCTGTCGCACGACATGCTGGAACAGCAGAAAGCTGAAGCGGAAAATTTGATCAGCAGTCTGGAAAAATCCAAGGGTATGATGTGAGGATTGTGGAAGAGTTGCGGATTGATTTGTGATTTCAGGAGATTGCGAAATGGAACTGGAGAGAATTTTGGGCGAGAGAACCAACGTACACGACTCTCTGATGAAGAAAGAGAACATCGCGGCAAATCTAGAGAGTGATAAAAAGAAGTTGTTGGAGGATTTGAAAAAGGTGTGTGTGGTAAAGTGtgttaaaagttttaatttgagaaattttagGTCGAAGATGAGAAATTAGCTCTGCAGATGCAATCCAACGATCAACAAAACGATATCCAGTCTTTGAGGAAAGAGTTGTTGCAAGCGGAACAGCAGAGATTGGATCTGGAGTCCGACAAGATTTCGCTCTCCgagaaatgtaaatttttggaGATCGACAAAGGAAAGGTGAAGTTTCGAGATCGTTTcgaatttgttttgatgagcAGTTTTAGATCGAGATGGAGTTGAATCAAGTGACGAGGGAAAGAAACGATTTAAGTAACCAATTGACAGTTCTGGGTCGCAAAAAGGACGCTCTGAACGACGAACTGGTCCGCACCAGACAGAGACTGGAACAAGCGAACGAAACCAACGCCCGAGTGAATAGAAACTTGGAAGATCTGGTGAGAGAGTGCGAAGAGAAACAGTGCGCTCTGGATTCGCTGGATAAGGACATGCAAAGACTCCAAGAACAACTCGCGGGGATCCGTTCGGAAAAGGAGGCGCTTGAGGCGATCCTCTTCGACACCCAGACAAATCTGGAAGCTTCGGAAGCGAAAAAATTCCAACTGGAAACCGAGCAACAAGAGCTGCTGGTCAAGCAGGAACAGCTCAAAGCTCAGATCGCTCGTCTGACCAAAGATCTGGAAAGGTCCGAGAAGCGCTGTATAGAAGTGAAAAACAGTCTAACGCAACAGTCCGGAAACAAAGAGATGGAGTTCAAGCAGACGATCGAGAAGCTAAAGGCACAGAACGAGGACAACACGAAGAAACTGATCGACGAAAGAGAGAAAATTCGATCGACTCTGGAGAAGCGGATGCAGCAGTCTCTGCATCAGTTGACGAACGAGAAAGATGCGGAGATTCAACAGCTGTTGGACAGGATAGAGTCCCTGCAGAGTCACATAGAGAACATGGTGCAGCAGCACGAAGAGTTGATGCTGAGGGCGGAGAACGACAAGCAGAAGGCGTTGCTCATcggtaaaattgttttttttttctacaagaattttttgcaaaaaataaagagtAAGTGGTTTTGCGCGGCTTTCTCTTGGAAATGCGCCGAAAATTTTAATGTCCGTGTGAAAACACCAATTTGGGTGATTTGTGGGAAGAGGTGGAGTAATTGGCCGCAGGCCAAAACAGTGGTTTTTATCGGTTTAACTGTCGTCCCACCGAAAACGAGTTATTTAAATGAGAATTAAATAAGTGGCTACTTTGCATTCGCATGTTCGAGATTTTTGTGAGCGTTGATTCGGTTTTCACTTTATGAATGATGCCGTTTTTACGTTTCGTTCAGTGTTGTCTTGACCGTCGTCGCGTGTCTATCGATTTCGATCTCgccaaatgtatttttaaagaatAGTCTAAATAACGCTGATTTCATTGATTAAAATAGCACCATCAGCATGATATCATCCTCACGTTTTGGGAAATGACATGTTTCTAAAATTACCGTCGcataaataatacatttttatcatagcaaactacatatttgctCGGCAGATGCGActtaaaaattgacaaaacgACGTTAAATTGAATCCACAAACACGACCGgtatttaaacaaatgttgTTTGCACGAAAGCGCATCATGATCAACAAGCGCTGCAGGACCGTCTGGAGGATGCGCGAAGGGAGCTGAACAATGAAAGAGAAACACTAGAACGGCTGAAAAGGGAGGCGAACGGACGCTTCGAGAAGGACCGCACCAACATAAACCAGCTCAAGGAGGAACTGAACAAGTACAGGACCAGGTTGGAGGAGAGCAAGACGCGAGGCGAAGAAGAAAGGATTAAGTTGGAGCAGAGGATCGAAGAAGTCAAGATCGAAAGGGACGGTCTGCAGACGGAAGTGGAGAATCTCAAGGTGCAACTGAACTTGAGCGAAGACAAAAGTGAAAGCATCAACAACCAACTGCACGAGACCATCAGGAAGTTGAAAGAAGGTACCGGTTAAAATGTCGTCGAGCGGAATCTGAAAGTGTGATTTTTTCTAGCCGAGAACAATTCCGAGAGTCTCAGGAAGGAAATCACGGATGTCAGGAGGTTGTTGGCAGACAGCAACTTCGAGAAGGAGAAGTACCACAACACGAACAAGGAGCTGAGGGATCACGTGAAGAAAATCGAGGGTGAGAAGAGAGAGCAGAATCGACAACTGGAAGAGGCGTTCCAGAAGATCACGAGTAAGATATGGGGTTTGTTTCGTGGGGTCTA contains the following coding sequences:
- the Root gene encoding rootletin isoform X1, producing MFGCLQVGSRAPIYIPSSEALYFDDRTTSRTCKRDASPPPPRPPLPADIASEPEMPRPPVKKIEPPKMDRRRTPIYRPKSRTDSSVSGSRADGGRLRGDGGGGSSDEDSASRQNVDLRQRLHEEASIYRRRLDTYRQAQQDQAALVSRLQAKVLQYKQRCADLEAQMLDYPKPFDQPSSLKPSSLHLPTSPQGTALEQAQQHLRELREERITDLDTALRRLDEEKRRNEKLMQLNVTLREQLEESHNTNESLTGDLQKLTNDWEALREEMIIKEDEWKDEEQAFNDYYSTEHNRLLNLWRDVVSVKRLFMDIQSTTERDLNSLKSEVNSLGKEMMTACCRMDTNIFTDTVLGVRKSDRAKNLVIDLCFLQGKERYLHQQELSDLKHELDTMKIQHDTCQTEIKMKEERIQQLVKDAQTLEERCAESEHNLSQMMKMQEEIDILQGALRDIAHALIQDAETKDPELIPTTHVHLSASTPVPQKSPKRGLLRSMASPAAFAESTISAVQAALHKYQSMIHELQVKLQSNREQLLLVRKQFDNSEENVGGLENRVKELVAQLDACRTQCSQLAQDKEYLQKSLDTLKTEKNALDRHRIEINALVETLNADYDKLQKNNNKLQKEVDGLQDERIFLQTEIERLNQEASIREINLRGEEERCSRIREELLTTREELHKMYLSHDMLEQQKAEAENLISSLEKSKGDCEMELERILGERTNVHDSLMKKENIAANLESDKKKLLEDLKKVEDEKLALQMQSNDQQNDIQSLRKELLQAEQQRLDLESDKISLSEKCKFLEIDKGKIEMELNQVTRERNDLSNQLTVLGRKKDALNDELVRTRQRLEQANETNARVNRNLEDLVRECEEKQCALDSLDKDMQRLQEQLAGIRSEKEALEAILFDTQTNLEASEAKKFQLETEQQELLVKQEQLKAQIARLTKDLERSEKRCIEVKNSLTQQSGNKEMEFKQTIEKLKAQNEDNTKKLIDEREKIRSTLEKRMQQSLHQLTNEKDAEIQQLLDRIESLQSHIENMVQQHEELMLRAENDKQKALLIAHHDQQALQDRLEDARRELNNERETLERLKREANGRFEKDRTNINQLKEELNKYRTRLEESKTRGEEERIKLEQRIEEVKIERDGLQTEVENLKVQLNLSEDKSESINNQLHETIRKLKEAENNSESLRKEITDVRRLLADSNFEKEKYHNTNKELRDHVKKIEGEKREQNRQLEEAFQKITSLDDVKLSIETEKTRLQNQIRELEKEQLQSEHKAQSIYEDLQRTQAANTQQQAEEKELQTRLLNEVEERERAHQEIHQLKKQMAELDRNLEQTRQELSRTRSHSAQLEEQWHAREQDLLVHLEDSRAREKRLEDQKHNLEVCLVDATQQIQELKAKLGGAEGRVRALEAQLAQLEASKRDVEQKLFSVVSTLRRIAGVQLDGSVNMPYRLLSPSRRWSPARGHDDGRDGAVDVDPEVVRKGVRNLMQQVAQIERERDDYKTQVATVKKQLHEAHESQSKGDSKLNKVLQSLRGLQDEKGSLEAKLSQKSVELQSQSAALKKKTEENQQMRDKIVSLELSVSSGHEERLQCEDKIEKMKMALSRLEAEKRALQEELGRTESRSAKLELQRMSTEGDLQRLQMMLQEKDATIQKLQEKCDHQSRTLASLEERCMSLKSTIDQLNMSLEKASISENELRSEMQTLQRSLLEVTSSSQSGAEKLKQLQKSLANSENERRVLSERFESTQQNLAEMRRNNQILQDQVSRLNNELANNEVQRSGLESQLRLAQWPADTAIGSHQEEELHRQLQSVQRERNELRGKVDSLNNKVRQLEAEKRSYERSTPKAAARSKSFERPEKYETDSGITELERYEQENRELRHKIAHLEEELAEKESELLRVRSQRPGLDAKFDRAEIERYRAAQLQAERLLEAREQSHRQQVARLENQITLLREQLNQEIKRRQQYVLRSTKAGREMQQLRQALGDSLRTVSQDPSLDALLLEHEARKLDNTLSNTASLPPGLSLPSSSYRRSATPQPK
- the Root gene encoding rootletin isoform X2, translating into MFGCLQVGSRAPIYIPSSEALYFDDRTTSRTCKRDASPPPPRPPLPADIASEPEMPRPPVKKIEPPKMDRRRTPIYRPKSRTDSSVSGSRADGGRLRGDGGGGSSDEDSASRQNVDLRQRLHEEASIYRRRLDTYRQAQQDQAALVSRLQAKVLQYKQRCADLEAQMLDYPKPFDQPSSLKPSSLHLPTSPQGTALEQAQQHLRELREERITDLDTALRRLDEEKRRNEKLMQLNVTLREQLEESHNTNESLTGDLQKLTNDWEALREEMIIKEDEWKDEEQAFNDYYSTEHNRLLNLWRDVVSVKRLFMDIQSTTERDLNSLKSEVNSLGKEMMTACCRMDTNIFTDTVLGGKERYLHQQELSDLKHELDTMKIQHDTCQTEIKMKEERIQQLVKDAQTLEERCAESEHNLSQMMKMQEEIDILQGALRDIAHALIQDAETKDPELIPTTHVHLSASTPVPQKSPKRGLLRSMASPAAFAESTISAVQAALHKYQSMIHELQVKLQSNREQLLLVRKQFDNSEENVGGLENRVKELVAQLDACRTQCSQLAQDKEYLQKSLDTLKTEKNALDRHRIEINALVETLNADYDKLQKNNNKLQKEVDGLQDERIFLQTEIERLNQEASIREINLRGEEERCSRIREELLTTREELHKMYLSHDMLEQQKAEAENLISSLEKSKGDCEMELERILGERTNVHDSLMKKENIAANLESDKKKLLEDLKKVEDEKLALQMQSNDQQNDIQSLRKELLQAEQQRLDLESDKISLSEKCKFLEIDKGKIEMELNQVTRERNDLSNQLTVLGRKKDALNDELVRTRQRLEQANETNARVNRNLEDLVRECEEKQCALDSLDKDMQRLQEQLAGIRSEKEALEAILFDTQTNLEASEAKKFQLETEQQELLVKQEQLKAQIARLTKDLERSEKRCIEVKNSLTQQSGNKEMEFKQTIEKLKAQNEDNTKKLIDEREKIRSTLEKRMQQSLHQLTNEKDAEIQQLLDRIESLQSHIENMVQQHEELMLRAENDKQKALLIAHHDQQALQDRLEDARRELNNERETLERLKREANGRFEKDRTNINQLKEELNKYRTRLEESKTRGEEERIKLEQRIEEVKIERDGLQTEVENLKVQLNLSEDKSESINNQLHETIRKLKEAENNSESLRKEITDVRRLLADSNFEKEKYHNTNKELRDHVKKIEGEKREQNRQLEEAFQKITSLDDVKLSIETEKTRLQNQIRELEKEQLQSEHKAQSIYEDLQRTQAANTQQQAEEKELQTRLLNEVEERERAHQEIHQLKKQMAELDRNLEQTRQELSRTRSHSAQLEEQWHAREQDLLVHLEDSRAREKRLEDQKHNLEVCLVDATQQIQELKAKLGGAEGRVRALEAQLAQLEASKRDVEQKLFSVVSTLRRIAGVQLDGSVNMPYRLLSPSRRWSPARGHDDGRDGAVDVDPEVVRKGVRNLMQQVAQIERERDDYKTQVATVKKQLHEAHESQSKGDSKLNKVLQSLRGLQDEKGSLEAKLSQKSVELQSQSAALKKKTEENQQMRDKIVSLELSVSSGHEERLQCEDKIEKMKMALSRLEAEKRALQEELGRTESRSAKLELQRMSTEGDLQRLQMMLQEKDATIQKLQEKCDHQSRTLASLEERCMSLKSTIDQLNMSLEKASISENELRSEMQTLQRSLLEVTSSSQSGAEKLKQLQKSLANSENERRVLSERFESTQQNLAEMRRNNQILQDQVSRLNNELANNEVQRSGLESQLRLAQWPADTAIGSHQEEELHRQLQSVQRERNELRGKVDSLNNKVRQLEAEKRSYERSTPKAAARSKSFERPEKYETDSGITELERYEQENRELRHKIAHLEEELAEKESELLRVRSQRPGLDAKFDRAEIERYRAAQLQAERLLEAREQSHRQQVARLENQITLLREQLNQEIKRRQQYVLRSTKAGREMQQLRQALGDSLRTVSQDPSLDALLLEHEARKLDNTLSNTASLPPGLSLPSSSYRRSATPQPK
- the Root gene encoding rootletin isoform X3 — encoded protein: MDRRRTPIYRPKSRTDSSVSGSRADGGRLRGDGGGGSSDEDSASRQNVDLRQRLHEEASIYRRRLDTYRQAQQDQAALVSRLQAKVLQYKQRCADLEAQMLDYPKPFDQPSSLKPSSLHLPTSPQGTALEQAQQHLRELREERITDLDTALRRLDEEKRRNEKLMQLNVTLREQLEESHNTNESLTGDLQKLTNDWEALREEMIIKEDEWKDEEQAFNDYYSTEHNRLLNLWRDVVSVKRLFMDIQSTTERDLNSLKSEVNSLGKEMMTACCRMDTNIFTDTVLGVRKSDRAKNLVIDLCFLQGKERYLHQQELSDLKHELDTMKIQHDTCQTEIKMKEERIQQLVKDAQTLEERCAESEHNLSQMMKMQEEIDILQGALRDIAHALIQDAETKDPELIPTTHVHLSASTPVPQKSPKRGLLRSMASPAAFAESTISAVQAALHKYQSMIHELQVKLQSNREQLLLVRKQFDNSEENVGGLENRVKELVAQLDACRTQCSQLAQDKEYLQKSLDTLKTEKNALDRHRIEINALVETLNADYDKLQKNNNKLQKEVDGLQDERIFLQTEIERLNQEASIREINLRGEEERCSRIREELLTTREELHKMYLSHDMLEQQKAEAENLISSLEKSKGDCEMELERILGERTNVHDSLMKKENIAANLESDKKKLLEDLKKVEDEKLALQMQSNDQQNDIQSLRKELLQAEQQRLDLESDKISLSEKCKFLEIDKGKIEMELNQVTRERNDLSNQLTVLGRKKDALNDELVRTRQRLEQANETNARVNRNLEDLVRECEEKQCALDSLDKDMQRLQEQLAGIRSEKEALEAILFDTQTNLEASEAKKFQLETEQQELLVKQEQLKAQIARLTKDLERSEKRCIEVKNSLTQQSGNKEMEFKQTIEKLKAQNEDNTKKLIDEREKIRSTLEKRMQQSLHQLTNEKDAEIQQLLDRIESLQSHIENMVQQHEELMLRAENDKQKALLIAHHDQQALQDRLEDARRELNNERETLERLKREANGRFEKDRTNINQLKEELNKYRTRLEESKTRGEEERIKLEQRIEEVKIERDGLQTEVENLKVQLNLSEDKSESINNQLHETIRKLKEAENNSESLRKEITDVRRLLADSNFEKEKYHNTNKELRDHVKKIEGEKREQNRQLEEAFQKITSLDDVKLSIETEKTRLQNQIRELEKEQLQSEHKAQSIYEDLQRTQAANTQQQAEEKELQTRLLNEVEERERAHQEIHQLKKQMAELDRNLEQTRQELSRTRSHSAQLEEQWHAREQDLLVHLEDSRAREKRLEDQKHNLEVCLVDATQQIQELKAKLGGAEGRVRALEAQLAQLEASKRDVEQKLFSVVSTLRRIAGVQLDGSVNMPYRLLSPSRRWSPARGHDDGRDGAVDVDPEVVRKGVRNLMQQVAQIERERDDYKTQVATVKKQLHEAHESQSKGDSKLNKVLQSLRGLQDEKGSLEAKLSQKSVELQSQSAALKKKTEENQQMRDKIVSLELSVSSGHEERLQCEDKIEKMKMALSRLEAEKRALQEELGRTESRSAKLELQRMSTEGDLQRLQMMLQEKDATIQKLQEKCDHQSRTLASLEERCMSLKSTIDQLNMSLEKASISENELRSEMQTLQRSLLEVTSSSQSGAEKLKQLQKSLANSENERRVLSERFESTQQNLAEMRRNNQILQDQVSRLNNELANNEVQRSGLESQLRLAQWPADTAIGSHQEEELHRQLQSVQRERNELRGKVDSLNNKVRQLEAEKRSYERSTPKAAARSKSFERPEKYETDSGITELERYEQENRELRHKIAHLEEELAEKESELLRVRSQRPGLDAKFDRAEIERYRAAQLQAERLLEAREQSHRQQVARLENQITLLREQLNQEIKRRQQYVLRSTKAGREMQQLRQALGDSLRTVSQDPSLDALLLEHEARKLDNTLSNTASLPPGLSLPSSSYRRSATPQPK